The following nucleotide sequence is from Cellulosilyticum sp. I15G10I2.
AAATAAATGATGTGATAAAAATGATTCATAGATACCCCAAACCGCTGGCCTGCTATATTTTTTCTAAAGATCGAAAACGCATTAATTATTTTTTAAAGCATTTATCCTTTGGCGGAGGGTGCATTAATGATACAGTAATACATGCAGCTAGTTTGCATGCACCATTTGGAGGCATCGGACACAGCGGTCTAGGTGCATACCATGGTTATCACAGTTTTAAAACATTTTCACACTACAAAACAATATTAAAAAGTACAAGTACTGAAATACCCTTAAGATACCCACCCTATGATCAAAAAATAGCAACACTCAAAAAAATAATAAGGTAAGTTGTAAAAATAGGTTATAAAATAGAAAACCATTTGATTGGTTCTATCTTATAACCTATTTTAAGATCTAGTTTTACTTAAGTATTATGACAATCGTGCCCAGATTGTTTTTTAATTTTTTCTAATTCACCTAAAAAATCTTCTATCTGTCCAATCTCCATATCATTTTTTGTATTTATTGTATGAATCTGCTCTGTATTAAAGTTTTTTAGATGCATTACGGTACCTTGTTGCGCATCAGTTTCTTTATAAATACAGCGATACCCATCTGCATATTTATTTTTTAGCTCGTCAAATTTACTCATCGCAGTCCTCTCCTTTTTTTATGAGATACATATAGTATAAGTGTTTTGGAGAATTTCATGCATCCGGCTCTTTCAACTAAAGCTTAGCTTTTTAATCTGTTCTTGCTTGTTATGTGCATCTATTTCATGTGTATAAATAGATAATGTAATAGATGGATTACTGTGAGAGATAAGTGATGCAATGGTAGAGATATCCATATGGGCTGCGATACAGTAAGATGCAAAAGTGTGTCTGAATAGATGCGCATGAATATGCCGGCCAAGAACACTTGATAATGTGTTCATCAAATCATGAAGTGTTCGCGTTGATAAATGGGTATTGCTGTCTGATTTACTTGGAAATAAATAACTGCTCTCTAGCATTATAAGAAGCGCGGGATCTTTTAGATGTATTATTGCATGATCATAAGCTGTAAAAGCATTTAAAAGTTTACTATGTATAGGTACTTGATTATATTTTTTGCCTTTTGTAAACAGTGTCAGTGTATTATTTAATAGATCAATATCTGATTTTTTAATAGCTACAGCTTCATGTGCCCTACATCCTGTATAAAGTAGAATATGAATAATTAATATGTTTCTGATACAGCAATAATA
It contains:
- a CDS encoding tyrosine-type recombinase/integrase produces the protein MKINQAINYFMTTLETEQLSEHSLKAYKQDLNQFALSLDKLLLDTLSFEDFHNYFVTISRLKLSTIKRKRVVLHRFLKFCYRNKMCSEKLYEYIDPIKSKKTTTPKDILTKEDILKLFTFLSEQKEAYASKIDQTYYEYLYYCCIRNILIIHILLYTGCRAHEAVAIKKSDIDLLNNTLTLFTKGKKYNQVPIHSKLLNAFTAYDHAIIHLKDPALLIMLESSYLFPSKSDSNTHLSTRTLHDLMNTLSSVLGRHIHAHLFRHTFASYCIAAHMDISTIASLISHSNPSITLSIYTHEIDAHNKQEQIKKLSFS